In Drosophila pseudoobscura strain MV-25-SWS-2005 chromosome 4, UCI_Dpse_MV25, whole genome shotgun sequence, the following proteins share a genomic window:
- the t-Grip91 gene encoding uncharacterized protein t-Grip91, with translation MDKKQSSRKISADNEEYDIFMGIYELGVTLGNYRPNVHQIFQVLAKSSKRNTSTNDSMEGVLLNDIRLRYEDLQEQSDAEGKFLHEAEQHIFMCLYKELVGIDTDERERMKYIELCCELFGEDRKKDMGFEESLSFRLKCIDRLHMNIEKITARLDAATDQESNVNVHSNEKFDLHADVADTVFGRTDDALDYAVNFNGNDPVEASFEVPVNLQKEMPVDFPSDILIDTRISLPIGVNVNAPIEESVGAHVSVAVSVPIDPVDHKTNGVQEIFREFQEKNEDLAWEHLKQTKVLASEFIQTMTIMGKVVPRTNTDQVQKCLQDTTEDLFSLSDDLEDISSGLSKIYILTKERNSLSRLTVLNDNTKVPTVPPRQKSETDFEELHDYAENTTIVRPYTVNMEQKASSEFTSNLQHQRHIIAAPRYILKLFKSNPSMDLNAPNLFEQLDQFYEETEHKDNVLSEEMSSILSRLKIYLRNIKKDLPKDITYSDWLTRVAKCQLTEILTSAERDAWQLRNRGGQELTDEDRYRDALDGLLGFESAHPRLSALNSRLPIRSPHHQHSISESYLLLALGHVGSLYRSLKLKVQELAQQGRTQSDQALAECIRGDLSSFHEFYNQQVNSRGSLLRLFLGTRGFQQRFQVLLNLIVNVQNSKSCVVSLYNQLAQTVDMAEAKVQNWLMIVSNHLLIKLNRWLRNGQLPESGCDEFFIVQNLALSTDRFWQERFQLAEAFSMFFDSRLSMLMISIGRHHMFSRIYLFSNIETFLSTTELHHRLLDVFQQFYQNRDQEPLFQLVSELHSDVCGKVMRCLYDYAPVPLDLFQNLHKYLLLRDMHFVRQLIELLEPVLEGEARFYDTKQLNFMMSNMLSIRVSDLYVGEANSEGSKCWSRFVLHWKLPIHWKALLGDSVKQYASVFPGLWKFHHAYYVLCERIMRQNWHFRKHILLDNNGLEHVQCHFDKLIDILFDLMDVLKSFLLHEVLDEAFAELKLALQKVRSIDEMLEANVIYLDAVKFGSFQTKTVKRSSVYLEKVFSLILDLEGRQQKFYRLFHIYMDYASDDSYVGSILPNRLHDFRLSCQKTCDSLNDLEEEIYAVISDFLLSLHIAGYPALKLLARRLDSQGLYENRKEVLCFVDTHAFWRTTKQFKT, from the coding sequence ATGGATAAGAAGCAATCATCACGCAAGATATCTGCAGATAACGAAGAATACGATATTTTTATGGGAATCTATGAGTTGGGCGTTACCCTTGGGAACTATCGCCCTAATGTACACCAGATATTTCAAGTCTTAGCCAAGAGTTCCAAGAGGAACACCTCAACCAATGATTCAATGGAAGGAGTGCTGCTCAATGATATCCGCTTGCGTTACGAGGATCTGCAGGAGCAATCAGATGCTGAAGGAAAGTTTCTACACGAGGCTGAGCAGCATATCTTTATGTGTCTCTATAAGGAGTTGGTTGGCATAGATACGGacgagcgagagcgtatgaAATACATCGAGCTATGTTGCGAGTTATTCGGTGAGGATCGAAAGAAAGATATGGGTTTTGAGGAATCTTTAAGTTTCCGCTTAAAGTGCATAGATCGCTTACACATGAACATTGAAAAGATTACGGCACGACTTGATGCTGCGACCGATCAGGAATCTAATGTTAATGTCCACAGCAATGAAAAATTTGATTTACATGCTGATGTGGCAGATACTGTTTTTGGTAGAACGGATGATGCTTTGGATTATGCTGTGAATTTTAATGGGAATGATCCCGTTGAAGCTTCATTTGAGGTACCTGTGAATTTGCAAAAGGAAATGCCTGTTGATTTTCCCTCGGATATTCTTATAGATACACGAATTTCTCTGCCTATTGGTGTTAATGTGAATGCTCCAATAGAGGAATCTGTGGGTGCACATGTGAGTGTAGCAGTGTCTGTTCCGATAGATCCAGTTGATCATAAAACCAATGGAGTGCAGGAGATTTTTCGTGAATTTCAGGAGAAAAACGAGGACTTAGCGTGGGAACAtctgaaacaaacaaaagttttAGCATCGGAATTCATTCAAACTATGACAATAATGGGTAAAGTTGTTCCAAGAACCAACACAGATCAGGTCCAGAAATGCCTCCAAGACACGACTGAAGATTTGTTTTCTTTGAGCGATGATCTCGAAGATATATCGTCAGGATTGAGTAAAATATACATTCTGACGAAAGAACGTAATTCCTTGTCCAGATTGACAGTACTCAATGACAATACAAAAGTTCCTACAGTTCCACCAAGACAGAAATCTGAAACGGACTTCGAAGAACTACATGATTATGCGGAAAACACGACAATCGTCAGGCCTTATACGGTGAATATGGAACAAAAAGCATCGTCAGAGTTCACCTCGAATTTGCAACATCAGCGCCACATAATAGCGGCGCCACGTTATATTCTAAAACTATTCAAGTCAAATCCCTCAATGGATCTGAATGCTCCCAATTTATTTGAGCAGTTGGACCAGTTCTATGAGGAAACAGAACATAAGGATAATGTACTTTCTGAAGAGATGTCCTCAATTCTATCACGTCTAAAGATATACCTGCGAAATATCAAGAAAGACCTCCCCAAGGACATCACCTACTCAGATTGGTTAACGAGAGTGGCAAAGTGTCAGCTGACAGAGATACTTACCAGTGCAGAGAGAGATGCCTGGCAGCTGAGAAACCGTGGTGGCCAAGAGCTGACGGATGAAGATCGCTATCGGGACGCACTCGATGGGTTGCTGGGCTTTGAGTCGGCCCATCCTAGATTGTCCGCCTTGAATTCGCGACTGCCGATTCGGTCGCCGCATCACCAGCACAGCATCAGCGAGTCCTatttgcttttggccctgGGCCATGTCGGATCCTTGTATCGATCCTTGAAGCTAAAGGTGCAAGAGCTGGCCCAACAGGGCCGAACACAAAGTGACCAAGCCCTAGCGGAATGTATTCGTGGGGATCTGTCCTCATTCCATGAATTCTATAATCAACAGGTGAATAGTCGCGGAAGTCTACTTCGTCTGTTCTTGGGCACTCGAGGCTTTCAGCAGAGGTTTCAGGTGCTTCTGAACCTAATTGTCAATGTACAGAACAGCAAATCTTGTGTCGTATCGCTTTACAATCAGTTGGCTCAAACAGTGGATATGGCAGAGGCTAAAGTGCAAAATTGGTTGATGATAGTAAGCAACCACCTACTTATCAAGCTCAACCGCTGGTTGCGGAATGGTCAACTCCCAGAATCGGGCTGTGACGAGTTTTTTATTGTTCAAAATTTAGCATTAAGCACAGATCGATTTTGGCAGGAACGTTTTCAGCTGGCAGAAGCCTTCTCAATGTTTTTCGATAGTCGGCTATCCATGCTGATGATCAGCATAGGTAGACACCATATGTTCTCCAGAATATATCTGTTCTCAAACATTGAAACTTTCTTATCAACGACAGAGCTACACCACAGACTGCTTGACGTCTTTCAGCAGTTCTATCAGAACAGAGACCAGGAGCCACTTTTTCAGCTCGTTTCGGAGCTGCACTCGGATGTGTGTGGTAAGGTTATGAGATGTCTTTACGATTATGCACCAGTTCCATTGGACCTTTTCCAAAACCTACACAAATACTTGTTGCTAAGAGATATGCACTTTGTGAGGCAGTTAATAGAATTACTTGAACCTGTACTGGAAGGGGAGGCAAGGTTCTACGACACCAAGCAATTGAACTTTATGATGAGCAACATGTTATCTATTCGAGTTTCTGATCTATATGTAGGGGAAGCCAATTCAGAAGGTTCGAAGTGTTGGTCCCGCTTTGTCCTGCATTGGAAGCTGCCTATCCACTGGAAAGCATTACTGGGGGACAGTGTTAAGCAGTACGCGTCGGTCTTTCCCGGCCTATGGAAGTTCCATCATGCTTACTATGTACTCTGCGAAAGGATTATGAGGCAAAACTGGCACTTTCGAAAACATATCCTCCTGGACAATAATGGCTTGGAACATGTCCAGTGCCACTTCGATAAATTGATCGACATTCTGTTCGACTTGATGGATGTTTTGAAGAGCTTCCTTCTACACGAAGTGTTAGACGAGGCTTTTGCCGAGCTAAAGCTGGCTCTTCAGAAGGTCAGGAGTATAGACGAAATGCTCGAGGCCAATGTTATCTATCTGGACGCGGTCAAGTTCGGCTCTTTTCAAACGAAAACTGTAAAAAGGTCCAGCGTTTACTTGGAGAAAGTGTTCAGTCTCATCCTCGACTTAGAAGGACGCCAACAGAAGTTCTACAGGCTGTTCCACATTTATATGGATTATGCAAGTGATGACAGTTATGTCGGCTCCATTTTGCCGAACCGTTTGCACGATTTTCGTTTATCCTGTCAGAAAACTTGCGATTCTCTCAATGACCTAGAAGAAGAAATATATGCGGTGATATCCGATTTTCTGTTGAGCTTGCATATTGCTGGATATCCAGCGCTTAAGTTGTTGGCCAGAAGATTAGACAGCCAGGGACTCTACGAGAACAGAAAAGAGGTATTGTGCTTTGTAGACACCCATGCGTTTTGGAGAACGACGAAACAATTTAAGACCTGA